A portion of the Oxynema aestuarii AP17 genome contains these proteins:
- a CDS encoding ankyrin repeat domain-containing protein, producing the protein MSELIEAVRSGDPQQVKAAITTTQSLDRTDAEGMGAIAIAVEAGSVEILKILLEADADPNLADNDGWTPLMTAAGGGDLKSCEMLLDAGADPNARTTFGLTALMAAAAKGHLEIVRLLGDRGADIRAKDNHKFTALVWASQEGHRDVVELLKALRDRPSDPV; encoded by the coding sequence ATGAGCGAATTGATCGAAGCCGTGCGATCGGGCGACCCACAACAAGTCAAAGCTGCTATAACCACCACCCAGTCCCTCGATCGGACCGATGCGGAGGGCATGGGGGCGATCGCGATCGCCGTCGAAGCCGGATCCGTCGAAATTCTCAAGATCCTCCTCGAAGCCGATGCCGACCCCAATCTCGCCGATAACGACGGCTGGACGCCGTTAATGACTGCCGCAGGCGGCGGCGATCTCAAAAGCTGCGAAATGCTCCTCGATGCGGGAGCAGACCCCAACGCCCGCACCACATTCGGCTTGACGGCGTTAATGGCTGCCGCCGCCAAAGGACATCTGGAGATCGTGCGCCTGTTGGGCGATCGCGGTGCCGACATTCGCGCCAAAGACAACCACAAATTTACCGCCCTCGTCTGGGCCTCTCAAGAGGGTCATCGGGATGTGGTCGAACTCTTAAAAGCCTTGCGCGATCGCCCGTCCGACCCGGTTTAA
- a CDS encoding lipid-A-disaccharide synthase, whose amino-acid sequence MQPVDIVILANGPGEVATWVRPTVRSLRRQLGDDRASVRISLILSPCPHATGKEAAIARSYPQIDRVQDPQNFWPFLLSGKTAESWEWRSRGVVLFLGGDQFFTLVVAKRLGYRSIIYAEWEARWVPWVDRFALMKPEIGRRVRAKYRPKLTTIGDLIAEVAADVRESPNVSENNTVELIGLLPGSKPAKLAQGVPLCLAIAEILARKRPQTHFVIPVAPSLDLDTIARFADPARNPLLSRFGTRGAQLERSPEGEPQFLTETGVRIRLHTASPAYDLLVRCRLCLTTVGANTAELGALGVPMLVLLPTQQLDAMRAWDGLPGLLANLPLVGTGLAKIINGWVLRQGRLFAWPNIWANREIVPELVGVLEPSAVAREAIALLEDPERLEQMRDRLKALRGKAGAADALATVVRDELEKTEAN is encoded by the coding sequence ATGCAGCCCGTCGATATTGTCATTTTGGCCAACGGTCCGGGAGAGGTGGCGACCTGGGTGCGTCCGACGGTGCGATCGTTGCGGCGACAGTTGGGGGACGATCGCGCCTCGGTGCGGATTTCCCTGATTTTGTCTCCCTGTCCCCACGCGACGGGGAAGGAAGCGGCGATCGCCCGTTCTTATCCGCAGATCGATCGGGTACAAGACCCGCAGAATTTTTGGCCGTTTTTGTTGTCGGGAAAAACTGCCGAATCGTGGGAGTGGCGATCGCGCGGGGTGGTGTTATTTCTCGGCGGCGATCAATTTTTTACCCTCGTGGTGGCGAAACGCTTGGGCTACCGCAGCATAATTTATGCCGAATGGGAAGCACGTTGGGTGCCGTGGGTCGATCGCTTCGCCCTGATGAAACCGGAGATCGGGCGGCGGGTTCGGGCCAAATATCGCCCCAAGTTAACGACGATCGGGGATTTGATCGCGGAAGTCGCCGCAGACGTGCGAGAAAGTCCGAATGTAAGTGAGAATAACACGGTTGAATTAATCGGCTTGCTCCCCGGGTCGAAACCCGCCAAACTCGCTCAGGGGGTGCCGTTGTGTCTGGCGATCGCCGAAATTTTAGCCCGGAAAAGGCCGCAAACTCACTTTGTGATTCCCGTCGCCCCCAGTTTGGATCTCGACACGATCGCCCGCTTCGCCGATCCGGCACGCAATCCCCTGCTGTCGCGCTTTGGAACCCGAGGCGCCCAGTTGGAGCGATCGCCCGAAGGAGAGCCGCAGTTCCTCACGGAAACGGGGGTGCGGATTCGCCTGCATACTGCCAGTCCCGCTTACGATTTGCTCGTTCGCTGTCGCTTGTGCTTGACCACTGTCGGCGCCAACACGGCGGAGTTGGGGGCGTTAGGGGTGCCGATGCTGGTGTTGTTGCCGACCCAGCAACTCGACGCCATGCGCGCGTGGGACGGATTGCCGGGACTGTTAGCGAATTTGCCCTTGGTGGGAACGGGATTGGCGAAAATTATCAACGGGTGGGTGTTGCGTCAGGGACGCTTGTTCGCGTGGCCGAATATTTGGGCCAATCGGGAGATCGTCCCCGAGTTGGTGGGAGTGTTGGAACCGTCGGCGGTAGCGCGCGAGGCGATCGCCTTATTGGAGGATCCCGAACGATTGGAGCAGATGCGCGATCGGCTCAAAGCCTTACGGGGGAAAGCAGGAGCCGCCGACGCTCTAGCGACTGTAGTGCGCGACGAGTTGGAGAAAACCGAGGCAAATTAG
- a CDS encoding sensor histidine kinase: MYAPDNLHLIRAFLDHTPRAVALLDRELHYLLVTRQWLRDCALDEMATPSIRDATEANNDRQNSQQNPRQNRQQNAQTPLNCGDRSHAEILKQFKQRLGVVQTDGEDESETERHWDRVRQNVLAGKVERWQEHYRLRDGSGLVVEWEACPWTDEGGDIGGLLLVRDERIDPETTPPLATDADTDEAVERSRANERELHRQSQALVKLARSKTQKGENLKAALREISATAADILKTSQVSIWLYNNERSRLRCIERYTASSPPDDRRRNNSIDELRARDCPDYLHALDLERAIAVVDAQTDPIASELARSYLIPSEITSLLSVPIRIGGKLVGFVACEHRGTPRRWQLGEQNFAASVGDYTALAIESSISETSQRARARAQENLKQANEQLQAVLDAVPGCISWFSSDLTYLGVNDYLAKTFDRAPESFIGKKIGFLQGSPHFNQLVPEFFENPAREDRNEIQIPLGDSTRHFLVVAQKYQQGDAAVFVGLDITDRKQAEAALQKANDELELRVEERTAQLQSAIAQLREEIESRQRIEEARDVLEFSINNAADSVFWLTPEGQFFYVNDAACISLNYARDELLDLTVHDINPDLPPEVWPDYWEEIKSFGSVRLESSHRTKEGTIFPVEITISYFKVNGKEYNCIFARDISDRKRVEAQLYHAKAAAEAANKAKLAFLANMSHELRTPLTAIIGYSDLLQEDAIELGLGETEFVNDLGSINKAGIQLLDAIEQILDYSKIELGKMDLEISTFEISELVKELKGTVKPLAIANYNSLGIHVDDRVPTMRGDRAKVKQVLTHLLVNATKFTEHGAIELEINWQDTPDFRSLNSSPHSELTSDVNHDGWIVFQVVDTGIGINEEQMEHLFEAFSQVDTSSTRRYGGTGVGLALSSSLCQLMGGDLFVESEIGVGSTFTVCLPVKLAAPAATTPAGSREESISESADAPFLVPQLPPAPDDFEIEDDFWGGSASATDGAIAGKEPEPLGELEKQVEPRPSPASETPDATETLDIPEPSEPPPSGSQQTEAIEILPDDLEIPSDWDDESLDELWDLESWNE; encoded by the coding sequence ATGTACGCTCCAGACAATCTCCATCTCATCCGTGCATTTCTGGACCACACGCCTCGTGCAGTGGCCCTGCTCGATCGCGAACTGCACTATTTGCTCGTCACCCGTCAGTGGCTGAGAGATTGCGCCCTCGACGAAATGGCGACTCCCTCGATCCGCGATGCCACAGAAGCGAACAACGATCGACAAAATTCCCAACAAAATCCCCGACAAAATCGGCAACAAAACGCCCAAACCCCTCTCAATTGCGGCGATCGCTCCCACGCCGAAATCCTCAAGCAATTCAAACAACGCCTCGGAGTCGTCCAAACTGACGGCGAAGACGAAAGCGAAACCGAACGACATTGGGATCGAGTGCGCCAAAATGTGCTGGCGGGAAAGGTGGAACGATGGCAAGAACATTATCGGTTGCGCGACGGTAGTGGACTCGTCGTCGAGTGGGAAGCCTGTCCGTGGACCGACGAAGGCGGTGACATCGGCGGTTTGTTGCTCGTCAGAGACGAACGGATCGACCCAGAAACGACCCCACCCCTCGCAACCGACGCCGACACCGACGAAGCCGTAGAACGATCGCGCGCCAACGAACGAGAACTGCACCGACAAAGCCAAGCATTAGTTAAACTCGCCCGCAGCAAAACCCAAAAAGGAGAAAATTTAAAAGCCGCCTTGCGCGAAATTAGCGCCACCGCCGCCGATATTTTAAAAACCAGTCAAGTCAGCATCTGGCTGTACAATAACGAGCGATCGCGCTTGCGGTGTATCGAACGCTACACCGCCAGTTCCCCACCCGACGATCGCCGTAGGAACAACAGCATCGACGAACTGCGCGCCAGGGATTGTCCCGACTACCTGCACGCTTTAGACTTAGAGCGGGCGATCGCCGTCGTCGATGCGCAAACCGATCCGATCGCCAGCGAACTCGCTCGATCCTATTTAATTCCCAGTGAAATTACATCCCTATTAAGCGTCCCGATTCGCATTGGCGGTAAATTAGTCGGCTTTGTCGCCTGCGAACACCGGGGCACTCCCCGCCGTTGGCAACTCGGCGAGCAGAATTTCGCCGCTTCCGTCGGCGACTATACCGCATTGGCGATCGAAAGCAGCATCAGCGAAACCTCGCAACGGGCCCGAGCCCGAGCACAGGAGAATCTCAAACAAGCCAACGAACAACTGCAAGCGGTTTTAGACGCCGTCCCGGGATGTATTTCTTGGTTTAGTTCGGATTTAACTTATTTGGGAGTTAACGATTATTTAGCGAAAACCTTCGATCGCGCCCCCGAAAGTTTTATCGGCAAAAAAATTGGATTTTTGCAAGGAAGTCCGCATTTCAATCAATTGGTTCCGGAATTTTTTGAAAATCCCGCTCGCGAAGATCGCAACGAAATTCAGATCCCACTCGGCGATTCGACCCGTCATTTTTTGGTCGTGGCGCAAAAGTACCAACAGGGAGACGCGGCGGTGTTTGTCGGCTTGGATATTACCGATCGCAAACAGGCGGAAGCGGCGTTACAAAAAGCCAATGACGAGTTGGAATTGCGGGTAGAAGAGCGCACGGCCCAACTGCAATCGGCGATCGCCCAATTGCGCGAGGAAATCGAAAGCCGCCAGCGTATAGAAGAAGCACGCGACGTTTTGGAATTTTCGATTAACAATGCTGCCGATTCAGTCTTTTGGCTGACTCCGGAAGGACAGTTTTTCTACGTCAACGATGCCGCTTGTATTTCCCTCAATTACGCCCGCGACGAATTACTCGACCTCACCGTTCACGATATTAATCCCGACTTGCCCCCGGAAGTTTGGCCGGATTATTGGGAGGAAATCAAATCCTTTGGCTCCGTGCGGTTGGAGTCGAGCCACCGCACGAAAGAAGGCACAATTTTTCCCGTAGAAATTACGATTAGTTATTTTAAAGTTAACGGCAAAGAATATAATTGTATTTTCGCCCGCGATATCAGCGATCGCAAGCGGGTCGAGGCTCAGTTGTACCACGCAAAAGCGGCGGCGGAAGCGGCGAACAAGGCGAAGTTGGCGTTTTTGGCGAATATGAGCCACGAGTTGAGAACGCCACTGACGGCGATTATCGGCTATAGCGATTTACTGCAAGAAGATGCGATCGAATTGGGTTTGGGAGAGACAGAATTTGTTAATGATTTAGGGAGTATTAATAAAGCTGGAATTCAGTTACTCGACGCGATCGAACAAATTTTAGATTATTCTAAAATTGAGTTGGGCAAGATGGATTTAGAAATCTCGACCTTTGAGATTTCGGAGTTAGTTAAGGAGTTGAAAGGGACGGTCAAACCGTTGGCGATCGCCAATTACAATAGTTTGGGGATTCATGTAGACGATCGCGTACCCACCATGCGCGGCGATCGCGCTAAAGTTAAACAAGTCCTGACCCACTTGCTCGTCAATGCTACCAAGTTCACCGAACACGGGGCGATCGAATTGGAAATTAACTGGCAGGATACCCCGGATTTTCGCTCCCTCAACTCTTCGCCCCATTCGGAACTGACTTCGGACGTCAACCACGACGGTTGGATCGTCTTTCAAGTCGTCGATACTGGAATTGGCATTAACGAAGAACAAATGGAACACCTGTTCGAGGCGTTCAGCCAGGTGGATACTTCTTCCACCCGCCGTTATGGCGGAACGGGGGTCGGACTGGCGTTAAGTAGCAGTTTATGCCAGCTCATGGGTGGCGATCTGTTTGTCGAAAGCGAAATCGGTGTCGGTTCGACGTTTACCGTCTGTCTGCCTGTCAAATTAGCCGCCCCCGCAGCCACGACCCCAGCCGGATCGAGGGAAGAAAGTATAAGTGAGAGTGCGGACGCTCCGTTTCTCGTACCCCAACTGCCTCCCGCGCCGGATGATTTCGAGATCGAGGACGATTTTTGGGGCGGTTCCGCCTCGGCGACCGATGGGGCGATCGCAGGGAAAGAACCGGAACCACTAGGAGAACTGGAAAAGCAGGTCGAACCACGGCCCTCGCCAGCCTCAGAAACACCGGATGCAACTGAAACATTGGACATACCGGAACCATCAGAACCCCCCCCAAGCGGGTCGCAACAGACCGAGGCGATCGAAATCCTGCCCGACGATCTCGAAATCCCCAGTGATTGGGACGATGAAAGTCTTGACGAACTCTGGGATTTGGAGAGTTGGAACGAGTAG
- a CDS encoding glycogen debranching N-terminal domain-containing protein, giving the protein MIDLHGKQFVPAPQTDRERWSEAIEQQHKPTFTVKENDIFAIVNRLGNMVVDRTGNDQFVTGLFCQDTRFLVDPNCKLKGDRPFYSAAWRKRDFPSPSPPVIPASPPTGIDLRLRTIWGKRPGALSGRLFAASLGCRESISPVASGGQSDPRCRGSMFANC; this is encoded by the coding sequence ATGATTGACTTACACGGAAAACAGTTCGTTCCTGCGCCACAAACCGATCGCGAACGGTGGTCCGAGGCGATCGAACAACAACACAAACCGACCTTTACCGTCAAAGAAAACGACATTTTTGCGATCGTCAATCGCCTCGGCAATATGGTCGTCGATCGCACGGGAAACGACCAGTTTGTGACCGGATTATTCTGTCAAGATACCCGGTTTTTAGTCGATCCGAATTGCAAATTGAAGGGCGATCGCCCATTTTACTCAGCAGCGTGGCGGAAACGGGATTTTCCCTCTCCGTCGCCGCCAGTAATCCCCGCATCACCGCCTACCGGAATTGATTTGCGGTTACGAACGATCTGGGGAAAAAGGCCCGGTGCGCTATCCGGTCGCCTGTTCGCCGCAAGCCTGGGCTGCCGGGAGTCTATTTCACCTGTTGCAAGCGGCGGTCAATCCGATCCCCGATGCCGAGGCTCAATGTTTGCGAATTGTTAA
- a CDS encoding M23 family metallopeptidase, with protein sequence MTKTLSRLQIGKKLIGFGRHCLIAVVALGAVLSLQLYPLSSRAVEVNSTSVATGNQWQNASFPVENFQGYTSPFGYRQSPTGGYSREFHSGLDIAAPMGSYVRNWWSGTVADVIDDGRCGTGLVIQSGDWEHIYCHMQGRAQTVQGRRALVDRAGGIQIWEGQQIMAGTRIGRVGMTGRSTGPHLHWGLRYADEWYDPALVLRAMYGEQRRRISQQP encoded by the coding sequence ATGACCAAAACGTTGAGCCGACTCCAAATCGGGAAAAAACTAATCGGCTTCGGACGTCATTGTTTAATCGCCGTAGTCGCCCTCGGTGCAGTATTGAGTTTACAGCTTTATCCCCTTTCGAGTCGGGCAGTGGAAGTTAATTCCACGTCAGTCGCTACTGGGAATCAGTGGCAAAATGCTTCGTTCCCCGTCGAAAACTTCCAAGGTTATACCTCTCCCTTCGGCTATCGTCAATCGCCCACAGGCGGTTACAGTCGGGAATTCCATTCCGGTTTGGATATTGCCGCGCCGATGGGCAGTTACGTTCGTAACTGGTGGAGTGGCACCGTCGCCGATGTCATCGATGACGGACGGTGTGGGACGGGTTTGGTTATCCAGTCCGGGGACTGGGAACATATCTACTGTCACATGCAAGGACGCGCCCAAACCGTCCAAGGGCGTCGGGCCCTGGTCGATCGCGCGGGCGGGATCCAAATTTGGGAAGGTCAACAAATCATGGCGGGAACTCGTATCGGTCGAGTGGGAATGACCGGACGGTCTACCGGACCTCATTTGCATTGGGGTTTGAGATATGCCGATGAGTGGTACGATCCGGCCTTAGTGTTGCGGGCGATGTACGGCGAACAAAGACGGCGTATTTCGCAACAACCCTAA